The Clostridiales bacterium FE2011 sequence TGGGCGGCAAGCCGCTGAAGGACGAAGAAAAAGAGCCTGTGAAGGCCCAGATTCTCCAGATTCTGAAAGAGACTTACGGGATCGAGGAAGAGGATTTCTATTCCGCCGAAATCGAAGCTGTTCCTGCCGGAAAGGCAAGAGACTTCGGTCTTGACCGGAGCATGATCATGGGCTACGGTCATGACGACCGTGTCTGCGCTTTCGCGGAACTGAAGGCCGTTCTCGATCTGCCCGCCGTGCCGGAGTATACCTGCTGCGGTATGCTGGTTGACAAAGAAGAAATCGGCAGCGTGGGCGCAACGGGCATGAGGGCCAACTACCTGGAGAACTCTGTGGCCGAACTGCTGGAGCTGATGGGCGTATACAGCGAGCTGAACGTCCGCCGTGCACTGCAGAATAGCCGCATGCTGAGCTGCGACGTGAGCGCGGGTTTCGATCCCCTGTATGCATCTGCTTTTGAAAAGAAAAACTCCGCCATGCTTGGCAGAGGCGTGTGCTTCAACAAATATACCGGATCCGGCGGCAAGGGCGGCTCCAACGACGCGAACGCGGAGTTCATCGCCAAGCTGCGGAAGATCATGGATGACAACAAAGTATGCTGGCAGACGGCTGAACTGGGCAAGGTTGACCAGGGCGGCGGCGGAACGATCGCCTACATCTGTGCCCTGTACGGCATGGAAGTTATCGACAGCGGCGTGGCCGTGCTGAACATGCATTCCCCGATGGAAGTGATCAGCAAGGCTGACCTGTACGAATCCGTGAAGGCTTACAAGGCCTTTATGATCAACGCGTAAGGAGAGCCGCGGCGGCATTCATGGCTGCCGGAAGGGTGAGATCCTTCAGCCGGGAAACCGGAACAAACTCATAACCCGCAGGCGCGGAAGCAGACGCTTCCGCGTCTGTTTCATATATATGCATAAGCCAGATCTGGTGGGTGAAGACATGACGGGCGGTACCTGCATCCCGGAGGGGAGACAAGGACAGGTGAAGCTTCTTATTGGCAATGGGAAGAAGCTCTTCCGCAGAAGATTCACCTTCCAGCAGCGGGAAGCACCAGAGGCCCTGGAGCAGACGCTCAGTACGCTGGCGCATGAGGACGCGGTCACCGGAACGGATAATCAGGAGAGCATAAGGAATAACCTTCTGAGGTTTGGCCTTGGGCAGGACGGGCAGATCCGCCGCATCTCCGGTTTTGAAAGCTTCACAGAAAGAAGAAAGAGGACAGCGGGCACAGTACGGCGTGCCGGGCACACAGACAGTGGCACCCAGATCCATGACAGCCTGGTTGTGATCCCCGGGACGTTCCTGCGGAACGAGAGAAGCGGCCAGGGACTCGATGCGTTTGCGGGTATCAGGTTCCAGGGCGTCTGTACGGATGCCATAGATGCGTGAAAGAACGCGGATGACATTGCCGTCCACCGCGGGGATCGGAACATCATAGGCAATGGAAGCGATAGCACCGGCGGTATAGGGGCCGATGCCCTGGATCTTTTTCATCTTTTCCGGATCCCGGGGCAGGACACCGTCATATTCAGCCATGACCTGGCGGGCACCCTTCCAGAGATTGCGGGCACGGGAATAATAGCCCAGCCCTTCCCAGGCCTTCAGGACATCTTCCTCCTGCGCTTCAGCCAGGGCGGCAAGGGAAGGAAAACGGGTAAGAAAACGATCATAATAGGAAAGAACGGTTTCCACACGGGTCTGCTGGAGCATGGCCTCGCTGACCCAGGTACGATAGGCATCATGAAAGCCGCGCCAGGGCAGATCCCGGGCACAGCGGTCATACCAGTCCAGAAGGGCGGCCGTCAGCTTTTCCATACAACAAACTCCTGTGAAAAATGGTCAGAAGGATTGTAACACAAGGATTCCGGCAGAAGAAACGAAGAAATACGACGAAAACCGGAGTATACAAAAGTATAAAAGAGTAAAAACAAGAAAAATACATAATAACGGGCCCGTAATCACTTGCGCTAAAAGGGTAAAAGCATTATATTACTTTCTGGTTGTTAGCACTCCATATGTTCGAGTGCTAAAATCAAGCAAACGAACGAACAGGAGGAAATAAATCCATGACTGTGAAGCCGTTGGGTGACCGCGTTGTCATCAAGAATTGCGAAGCAGAAGAAACCACCAAATCCGGCCTGATCCTGACCAGCGCCGCTAAGGAAAAGCCCCAGATGGCTATTGTTATTGCCGTAGGTCCCGGAGGAAATGTGGACGGCAAGGAAATCACCATGAACGTGAAGGCCGGCGAGAAGGTTATCTATTCCAAGTACGCCGGAACTGAAGTGAAGGTTGATGGGGAAGAACTGATCATTGTAAGGCAGAGCGATATTTTGGCTGTTGTCGAATAATAGGAAAAAGTTGATTTGAAAATGAAATATTGAATCGCAATGCGATTCAATATGAAATATCCGGCTCCGCCGGATGTGAAATATTGGCCAAAGGCCAATGTGAAATATTCGCTTCGCGAATGTTAGATGAATAAAGGAGACTTGAGAATATGGCTAAGAAGATTCAGTTTGGTGAAGAAGCGCGCCGGAGCCTGGAAAAGGGTGTTAACGCGCTGGCTGATACCGTAAAGATCACCCTTGGACCGAAGGGCCGCAACGTTGTGCTGGACAAGAAGTACGGCGCTCCCCTGATCACCAACGACGGTGTGACCATCGCGAAGGAAATCGAGCTGGAAGACCCCTTTGAAAACATGGGCGCCCAGCTGGTGAAGGAAGTTTCCACCAAGACCAATGATGTTGCCGGCGACGGCACCACCACCGCCACCCTGCTGGCCCAGGCCATCATCCGTGAAGGCCTGCGGAACCTGGCAGCCGGCGCTAACCCCATGATCCTGCGCAAGGGCATCCAGAACGCGACTGAAGCGGCTGTGGAAGGCCTGAAGGAACTGAGCCAGCCCATCAACGGCAAGCAGGCGATTGCCCAGGTTGCCGCCAACTCCGCCGCTGACGAGGACATCGGCAAGCTGATCTCCGACGCAATGGAAACTGTGGGCGCCGACGGCGTTATCACCGTTGAAGAAAGCAAGACCATGACCACCGGCATGACCACCGTGGAAGGCATGCAGTTCGACCGCGGCTACTCTTCCGCTTACATGGTCACCGATACCGAAAAGATGGAAGCTGTTCTGGATGATCCGCTGATCCTGATCACCGACAAGAAGATCAGCGCCATTCAGGAAGTCCTGCCAGTACTGGAACAGGTTGTGCAGACCGGCAAGAAGCTGCTGATCATTGCTGAGGACGTTGAGGGCGAAGCCCTGAGCACTCTGGTTGTGAACAAGCTGCGCGGCACTTTCACCTGCGTGTCCGTCAAGGCCCCCGGCTTCGGCGATCGCCGCAAGGAAATGCTGCAGGATATCGCTATCCTGACCGGCGGTACCGTGATCTCCTCTGAGACCGGTATGGAACTGAAGGAAGCTACCGTTGACATGCTGGGCAAGGCCCGCCAGGTCAAGGTTAACAAGGAAACCACCACGATCGTGGACGGCGCCGGCGACAAGGAAGCCATCAAGAACCGCGTTGCCCAGATCCGTGCCCAGATCGCTGAGACCACCAGCGACTATGACCGTGAAAAGCTGCAGGAGCGGCTGGCCAAGCTGGCCGGCGGCGTGGCAGTGATCCAGGTTGGTGCCGCGACGGAAGTCGAAATGAAGGAACGCAAGATGCGGATCGAAGACGCCCTGAGCGCCACCCGTGCCGCAGCTGAAGAAGGTATCGTGCCCGGCGGCGGCATTGCCCTGCTGAACGTGATCCCGAAGGTTGCCGCCCTGCTGGACAACTGCGCCGGCGACGAGAAGACCGGTGTGTCCATCGTACTGCGCGCCCTGGAAGAGCCGATCCGTCAGATCACCCTGAACGCCGGTATCGACGGCAGCGTGATCGTTGACCACATCAAGTCCGCCCGGAAGCCCGGCTACGGCTACGACGCCCTGAAGGGTGAATATGTG is a genomic window containing:
- a CDS encoding aminopeptidase, with translation MERPNAWKNYTKTDLKKLETIAKEYKAFIDAGKTERECAVLAIDALEKAGYVNMESLIGGKKKLKAGDKVYVNRMGKAVLTFHIGKKPLAEGMNIVGAHIDSPRLDLKQNPLYEDNDFVLADTHYYGGIKKYQWTTRELALHGVVAKKDGTTVQICIGEKDDDPVVGITDLLIHLSHDQLDKKLREAITGENLDIMLGGKPLKDEEKEPVKAQILQILKETYGIEEEDFYSAEIEAVPAGKARDFGLDRSMIMGYGHDDRVCAFAELKAVLDLPAVPEYTCCGMLVDKEEIGSVGATGMRANYLENSVAELLELMGVYSELNVRRALQNSRMLSCDVSAGFDPLYASAFEKKNSAMLGRGVCFNKYTGSGGKGGSNDANAEFIAKLRKIMDDNKVCWQTAELGKVDQGGGGTIAYICALYGMEVIDSGVAVLNMHSPMEVISKADLYESVKAYKAFMINA
- the mutY gene encoding A/G-specific adenine glycosylase, encoding MEKLTAALLDWYDRCARDLPWRGFHDAYRTWVSEAMLQQTRVETVLSYYDRFLTRFPSLAALAEAQEEDVLKAWEGLGYYSRARNLWKGARQVMAEYDGVLPRDPEKMKKIQGIGPYTAGAIASIAYDVPIPAVDGNVIRVLSRIYGIRTDALEPDTRKRIESLAASLVPQERPGDHNQAVMDLGATVCVPGTPYCARCPLSSFCEAFKTGDAADLPVLPKAKPQKVIPYALLIIRSGDRVLMRQRTERLLQGLWCFPLLEGESSAEELLPIANKKLHLSLSPLRDAGTARHVFTHQIWLMHIYETDAEASASAPAGYEFVPVSRLKDLTLPAAMNAAAALLTR
- a CDS encoding co-chaperone GroES, which produces MTVKPLGDRVVIKNCEAEETTKSGLILTSAAKEKPQMAIVIAVGPGGNVDGKEITMNVKAGEKVIYSKYAGTEVKVDGEELIIVRQSDILAVVE
- the groL gene encoding chaperonin GroEL (60 kDa chaperone family; promotes refolding of misfolded polypeptides especially under stressful conditions; forms two stacked rings of heptamers to form a barrel-shaped 14mer; ends can be capped by GroES; misfolded proteins enter the barrel where they are refolded when GroES binds), giving the protein MAKKIQFGEEARRSLEKGVNALADTVKITLGPKGRNVVLDKKYGAPLITNDGVTIAKEIELEDPFENMGAQLVKEVSTKTNDVAGDGTTTATLLAQAIIREGLRNLAAGANPMILRKGIQNATEAAVEGLKELSQPINGKQAIAQVAANSAADEDIGKLISDAMETVGADGVITVEESKTMTTGMTTVEGMQFDRGYSSAYMVTDTEKMEAVLDDPLILITDKKISAIQEVLPVLEQVVQTGKKLLIIAEDVEGEALSTLVVNKLRGTFTCVSVKAPGFGDRRKEMLQDIAILTGGTVISSETGMELKEATVDMLGKARQVKVNKETTTIVDGAGDKEAIKNRVAQIRAQIAETTSDYDREKLQERLAKLAGGVAVIQVGAATEVEMKERKMRIEDALSATRAAAEEGIVPGGGIALLNVIPKVAALLDNCAGDEKTGVSIVLRALEEPIRQITLNAGIDGSVIVDHIKSARKPGYGYDALKGEYVDMVERGIIDPTKVTRSALQNAASIAAMILTTESLVADIPEPEPAAPAGAGMGGMY